One genomic region from Evansella sp. LMS18 encodes:
- a CDS encoding C40 family peptidase, which yields MNREYIVRVPVATIWTNPEAPREIDRKAISYPVEMKDWLKEMTTEERRLLCDNNLVQSQVLYGQQVTVKEEKGEWLHVLVPEQPSSKDAKGYPGWLPKNQVISREKADLGENSVSVAVTAQTAWLYEGTEPMLEVSFQTRLPLVKETEEWFSVKTPDGERLIKAADAEVIDSKKVSEKVNGEKLVETGAAFHGLQYLWGGMSGFGFDCSGFTYTIHRAFGITIPRDASDQARQGELVDRDSLKTGDCLYFAKEEGQGRVYHVGMYYGDNKMIHAPSTGKGIEVVDIGTTKYDKDYCTARRFW from the coding sequence ATGAACAGAGAGTATATTGTCAGGGTGCCTGTTGCTACCATTTGGACAAATCCTGAAGCGCCAAGAGAGATTGATAGAAAAGCAATCAGCTATCCAGTGGAAATGAAAGACTGGCTTAAGGAAATGACTACAGAAGAACGCAGGCTCCTGTGCGACAATAATCTTGTGCAGAGCCAGGTGCTGTATGGGCAGCAAGTGACAGTAAAAGAGGAAAAAGGGGAGTGGCTTCACGTTCTGGTCCCAGAGCAGCCATCTTCAAAGGATGCAAAAGGCTACCCAGGCTGGCTTCCGAAAAACCAGGTAATTTCCCGGGAAAAGGCTGATCTTGGAGAAAATTCTGTTTCGGTTGCTGTAACAGCTCAGACCGCATGGTTGTATGAAGGCACGGAACCTATGCTGGAAGTCAGCTTCCAGACGAGGCTTCCTCTTGTAAAAGAAACAGAGGAATGGTTTTCAGTTAAAACCCCTGATGGTGAAAGGCTAATAAAAGCGGCAGATGCGGAAGTGATTGATAGCAAGAAAGTATCCGAAAAGGTGAATGGAGAAAAGCTGGTGGAAACAGGTGCTGCCTTTCACGGCCTGCAATATTTATGGGGTGGAATGAGCGGCTTCGGTTTTGACTGCTCCGGATTCACCTATACTATTCACAGAGCGTTTGGTATTACCATCCCCCGGGATGCTTCTGACCAGGCGAGGCAGGGAGAATTGGTGGATAGAGATTCCCTGAAAACAGGAGACTGCCTCTATTTTGCCAAAGAAGAAGGACAAGGAAGGGTTTACCACGTAGGTATGTATTATGGTGATAATAAGATGATCCACGCACCAAGTACTGGAAAAGGAATTGAAGTAGTGGATATCGGCACTACTAAGTACGATAAAGATTATTGTACAGCGAGAAGATTCTGGTAA
- a CDS encoding ABC transporter ATP-binding protein: MIRRFLSYYIPHKKLFAADFSSAVVVAILELAFPLAVQWFVDSLLPTGDWSTIVLVGVGLFLVYGFSTFLQYIVNYWGHKLGINIETDMREELFQHVQKQSFRYFDNTKTGHIMSRFTNDLFDIGELAHHGPEDMFIAIMTFVGAFWIMLTINVNLALVILLIVPILVGLIIFCNLQMNKAWRQMFKDIADVNARVEDSVSGVRVVQSFTNERFEISRFTRENKKFRKAKIRSYRVMAFSLSGIYMLTRFIILVVLVYGAWLSFTGRLSYGELVAFILYVNVLFKPIDKISALMELYPKGMAGFKRFTEMIDTEPEVKNAPDAIKAPPLRGDIRLENVRFSYENSKRVLQGIDLEINAGETVAFVGPSGAGKTTICSLVPRFYDVDGGAITIDGIDVRQMTKESLRSQIGIVQQDVFLFTGTLKENIAYGMLDASEEEIAAAARRAHLEEFIHSLPDGYETQIGERGLKLSGGQKQRIAIARMFLKNPPILILDEATSALDTGTELIIQEALAENRTTLVIAHRLATIRNADRIVVVTPEGIAEEGTHEELVRKGGVFASLHKVQYQQ, encoded by the coding sequence TTGATTCGTCGGTTTTTATCCTATTATATACCTCATAAAAAACTGTTTGCTGCAGACTTCAGCAGTGCTGTTGTGGTAGCAATTCTCGAGCTGGCTTTTCCTCTTGCAGTCCAGTGGTTTGTCGATTCGCTCTTACCAACAGGAGATTGGTCCACCATAGTGCTGGTAGGTGTTGGGCTTTTTCTCGTATACGGATTCAGTACCTTTCTGCAGTACATAGTCAATTACTGGGGCCATAAGTTAGGCATTAATATTGAAACTGATATGCGGGAAGAACTGTTTCAGCATGTGCAGAAACAAAGCTTTCGTTATTTTGATAATACAAAAACCGGCCATATTATGAGCCGGTTCACGAACGACCTTTTTGATATAGGAGAACTGGCGCACCATGGCCCGGAAGATATGTTTATTGCGATCATGACTTTTGTGGGCGCTTTCTGGATTATGCTGACTATTAATGTTAACCTCGCCTTAGTTATCCTGCTTATTGTGCCGATTCTTGTAGGACTGATTATCTTTTGCAACCTGCAGATGAACAAGGCATGGAGGCAGATGTTTAAGGATATTGCGGACGTGAATGCAAGAGTGGAAGACAGTGTGTCAGGTGTCCGTGTTGTACAGTCTTTTACAAATGAGCGTTTTGAAATTTCCCGTTTCACACGTGAAAACAAGAAATTCAGAAAGGCAAAAATCCGTTCCTACCGGGTCATGGCCTTCAGCCTGTCAGGAATATATATGCTGACAAGGTTTATAATTCTAGTGGTTCTCGTTTATGGGGCATGGCTTAGTTTTACGGGAAGATTATCCTACGGAGAGCTCGTAGCTTTCATCCTTTATGTAAACGTACTTTTTAAACCGATTGATAAAATAAGCGCATTAATGGAGCTGTATCCAAAAGGAATGGCTGGTTTTAAACGCTTTACTGAAATGATTGATACAGAACCGGAAGTGAAAAATGCGCCGGATGCAATCAAAGCTCCCCCTCTGAGAGGAGATATCCGGCTTGAAAATGTCCGTTTCAGCTATGAAAACAGTAAACGGGTTTTACAAGGAATAGACCTTGAAATTAACGCTGGTGAAACAGTAGCCTTCGTTGGGCCATCAGGTGCCGGTAAAACAACAATCTGCTCACTCGTCCCAAGATTTTATGACGTGGATGGGGGGGCTATTACAATCGATGGAATTGACGTGAGACAAATGACGAAAGAGTCCCTTCGCTCCCAAATCGGCATCGTGCAGCAGGATGTCTTTCTGTTCACTGGAACATTAAAAGAAAACATAGCATACGGAATGCTCGATGCATCAGAAGAAGAAATCGCAGCAGCTGCACGGCGAGCCCACCTGGAGGAGTTTATTCACTCCCTGCCGGATGGATACGAAACACAAATTGGCGAAAGGGGCCTTAAGCTTTCGGGAGGGCAAAAGCAAAGAATTGCAATCGCAAGAATGTTCCTCAAAAATCCGCCAATCTTAATCCTTGATGAGGCAACTTCCGCTCTTGATACAGGGACAGAGCTTATTATTCAGGAGGCTCTGGCGGAAAACCGGACAACGCTTGTAATAGCCCACAGGCTTGCAACCATCCGGAATGCTGACCGTATAGTAGTTGTCACCCCTGAAGGAATTGCTGAAGAAGGTACACATGAAGAGCTGGTCAGAAAAGGCGGGGTCTTCGCCAGTTTGCATAAAGTCCAGTACCAGCAATAA
- a CDS encoding ATP-binding protein: MPQNDHKTHILYGFNNHEKYLENMMSFILDGLEKGELILLLETEYCYKKIMHTLQEAGADKAILNSIIFYENTKYYKKDNKINAEHASNNFKRLLGPVIEEGKAARIWGRLDWAEQDTPLTQLRIYECECDKVLEKEKYLTVCCYSGSATPANIYMDLLKTHPYFMTDEMRCYPSPLYVQYHASNLSGEEFRTLESIDRENKSLREKNRKLIVENERIALKKELVERNEKFYRDVFNNVPVGIFVTEGETIKFVNDKGVRILGLQQSMIAGRNLFDILPVSKPDVLSSRLPGTDSGSASNILYTEFSLPDGMRKYVELTSLPQTFEESNETLYVMVDLTDQKMAENMIVRSEKLNIAGELAAGIAHEIRNPLTSLKGFIKLLESSPGKKEYFTILNNELDRIEQISGELLILAKPHSERKKELDITGLLEDIKVLLSTQAIIKGISINSEYAEGSLAFFGDETKIKQVFINIMKNAIEAMDTGEIRIGAKREGRDINITISDEGPGMPEHVLSRIGEPFFTTKEKGSGLGLTICYRIIESSGGTISINSQNGKGTTFFITLPGQNKNAHAVLN; the protein is encoded by the coding sequence GTGCCCCAAAATGACCATAAAACACACATTTTGTATGGCTTTAATAACCATGAAAAATATCTTGAGAATATGATGTCCTTCATTCTGGATGGCTTAGAAAAAGGTGAACTAATCCTGTTGCTTGAAACAGAATACTGTTATAAAAAGATCATGCATACGTTACAGGAAGCAGGAGCAGACAAAGCTATACTGAACAGTATTATATTCTATGAAAACACTAAGTATTATAAAAAGGACAACAAAATTAATGCAGAACATGCCTCCAATAACTTTAAAAGGCTCCTTGGCCCCGTAATAGAGGAAGGAAAGGCTGCCAGGATATGGGGAAGACTTGACTGGGCTGAGCAGGATACACCGCTGACACAGCTTCGTATATATGAATGCGAATGTGACAAGGTGCTGGAGAAGGAAAAGTATCTCACTGTTTGCTGCTACAGCGGTTCAGCTACTCCAGCAAATATTTATATGGACCTTCTTAAAACGCATCCTTATTTCATGACAGATGAAATGAGATGTTATCCCTCACCACTCTATGTGCAGTACCATGCATCAAATTTAAGCGGAGAGGAATTCAGAACACTGGAATCCATTGACAGAGAAAACAAAAGCCTCCGCGAGAAGAACAGGAAACTAATAGTAGAAAATGAACGTATCGCTTTAAAAAAGGAGTTAGTGGAACGGAACGAAAAATTTTACCGTGACGTGTTCAATAATGTTCCTGTAGGGATTTTCGTCACTGAAGGCGAGACTATTAAATTTGTAAATGATAAAGGAGTACGTATTCTGGGACTTCAACAAAGTATGATTGCCGGCAGGAACCTCTTTGACATACTCCCCGTTTCAAAACCGGACGTCCTGTCTTCCAGACTGCCGGGTACAGATTCTGGTTCTGCCAGCAATATATTGTATACCGAATTCTCCCTGCCCGATGGAATGCGGAAATATGTAGAGTTAACATCCTTACCGCAAACCTTCGAGGAATCTAATGAAACACTTTATGTGATGGTTGATTTGACAGACCAGAAGATGGCTGAAAATATGATTGTCCGGTCTGAAAAACTGAATATTGCAGGGGAACTTGCAGCCGGGATAGCCCACGAAATCAGGAATCCACTCACCTCATTAAAGGGGTTTATTAAACTTCTGGAATCATCTCCAGGAAAAAAAGAGTATTTCACTATATTAAATAATGAGCTGGACAGAATTGAACAGATTTCCGGGGAACTATTAATCCTTGCAAAGCCCCACTCCGAGCGCAAAAAAGAGCTTGATATTACTGGCTTACTTGAAGATATTAAAGTCTTGTTAAGCACGCAGGCAATTATTAAAGGAATAAGCATCAATTCCGAATATGCGGAGGGCTCTCTTGCTTTCTTCGGCGATGAAACGAAGATAAAACAGGTTTTCATAAATATAATGAAAAACGCCATCGAAGCCATGGACACAGGAGAGATTAGAATAGGGGCCAAAAGAGAAGGCAGAGATATAAATATTACTATATCTGATGAAGGTCCGGGGATGCCTGAGCATGTTCTCTCAAGAATTGGAGAACCTTTTTTCACGACGAAAGAAAAAGGGTCCGGCTTAGGTCTGACTATTTGCTACAGGATTATAGAAAGCAGCGGCGGAACCATATCTATTAACAGCCAGAACGGAAAAGGAACCACGTTCTTCATTACACTCCCTGGACAGAATAAAAATGCCCATGCAGTGCTGAATTGA